In Rosa rugosa chromosome 4, drRosRugo1.1, whole genome shotgun sequence, the genomic stretch ATAACAAAGAAAGCGTCACATTCACATCAAGCCTTCCTAATCTGTAGTATTGCTTAATAGAGGCCAGAGGCCTGAAAAGGACAATATATAGCAAATTGTTGAGCCAGCTCTCTCTTCTGTCTTTCTCTTTGGACTAAGGAAAATATTGATCTGTATACATCTAAGTCCCCCAAGATGTTTTTTAATTAGCTTGAAATAACACATGGTACATGGTTCGTTCATTTCCTTCTCATTACTTAAGCTTTTAGGTAAAAATTGAAAGCTAGCAAGCCtgagcttgaagatgaagcaaatagagagaaaagaaagaaagctctCTAACTGTATTGAACATAATGAACGAGAATCTTTAGTACAGGGTTTATATAGTAGCTCAATACTGAAAGGGATAACAACATGTGTCAGCTCACAACACAACATGAGCTAATTACTAACAGAATGCTTAATTATCTAAAACTGACAATTAACTCTAATTAGCTGAAACACAACTAATTAGTCAAGCTGTCAAACTAGCTATATGGTTAACACCCCTCCTCAGCTTGATGGGAGGTATGCAACATCAAGCTGCTGCAGAGATAAGTATGCTGAGGTGAGCAAAGACCCTTGGTGAACAGGTCTGCAAGTTGGTCCTTGGATGTGACAAATTGGAGCTTGAGGGATCCAGCCTTGACCTGATTTCTTGTAAAGTGCACATCGACTTCAATGTGCTTCAGCTTGGAGTGATAAACTGGATTTTTGGCAAGGGCAAGAGCAGAAATATTGTCACAGTGTAAGATTGGAACATCAGCAACAGAGATATGCAGATCACGAAGTAAATGAAGTAGCCACATGATTTCAGAAGTTGTGTCAGCCATGCTCCTATACTCAGCCTCAGTGGATGATCGAGAGACAACAATTTGTTTCTTGCTACACCAAGAAATGGGAGAACCATGTAACAAAACAATAAAGCCAGTAGTAGATTTTCTATCATTAGGGTCACCTGCCCAATCTACATCACAGTAGGCCTGAAGATGAAGGGCAGAATCACCAGAAAGAGGATTAGCACCCCTCCTGAAATAGATGCCTTGACACAGTGTACCCTTGACATATCTTAGTATTCTTCGAGCTGCATAAAGATGTAAATCTGTAGGATTGTGCAAGAATTGGCACACAGAGTTTACAGCAAAAGTGATATCAGGCCTTGTAAAGGTAAGATATTGAAGGCAGCCAACCATACTTCTGAATTGAGTGATCTCATGAGGCTGTAAAGGAACACCAGTGTCCTTGAGAAGCTTGAGACCAGACTTACAAGGAGTAGTATGAATGTGACACTCATCCAAACCAGATTTATGAAGAAGATCCTTGGCATATTTCTTCTGAGAAACAAAAAAACCATCTGGCAGGTATTGAATCTCAAGTCCCAAGAAGAAGTGAAGCTTACCTAAATCCTTCATGTCAAATTCATCTTGAAGGGCAGCCTTGACAGAACCAATAAGAGACGCACATGATCCAGTGATTATTATATCATCTACATACAGTAGTAAGAAAACTAATTTGTCCTGACACCTTTTAATGAATAGACTTGGGTCTGCATAAGAGGAGACAAAGCCAATCTTGGGTAGAAAGCTGGTGAATCTTTCATTCCATGCCCTTGGAGCCTGTTTTAGTCCATAGAGAGACTTGTTAAGTTTGCAGACAAAGTTAGGTGTGACAGGATCAACATAACCACCTGGCTGTGTCATATATACTTCTTCATTTAACaaaccatgcaagaatgcattcttgacatccatttgatggAGGGTCCAATTGTGATAAGCTGCAAGACATAAAATTAATCTCACAGTAGTGTGTCTTACCACAGGAAAGAAGGTTTCATCAAAGTCAACCCCATATTCTTGACTGAAGCCTCGAGctactaatcttgctttatgtcttgCAATGGTGCCATCTGCATGTCTCTTGACCTTGAATAGCCATTTGCAAGAGACAAGATTCTTATTAGCTGGTAATGGCACAAGTGTCCAAGTGTGTTGTTGCATTAAAGCATTGTACTCTTCATCCATTGCAGCCTTCCACTCAGGTACTTTAAGGGCAGCCTTATAGTTTGGTGGTTCAGTAGCATTAGGATCAAGACTGAGGTGTGATAGTAAAGCAGCAAAACACTTCTTCTTCTGGATGCCTCTTTTTGCACGAGTTAGCATGGGATGAGTGTTCTGGTGAGAAGTAGTAATACCCTCAACTGGATGAAGAACATTAGCCTCTGACATTTGACTAGATGGAGGATGATTAGAATCATGTTGAAGAACAATGGAAATGGAACCACGCCCAGGTTGAGCAGAAATGGATAGCACACCATCATTCTCAGTAAACTGGATAGTTGTGTCAGTTTGAGAATCAAACAAATGGTTGGAAGTGTTAGATGGAGAGACATGTAAAACTATATGTGGATCATTATCCACAAAATTGCATTCATTTATCACAGCTAAAGGTTCTGAGTAATCAGATGCAGGATCAGAAGTTTCAATATGGGAAACAGTATTCTCAACTGGTATATCATTGTGGAGTGAATGAGGAGAGGTCTGACCTGATGAAGTATGTGATGAGATAGAAGTGGGCTGGACATGTGCAGGCAAAGGTGTCTGAGTGTGGGACTGAGTAAGAGTAAAGCAAGGTGGAATATGTTGAGCCTGAGCAGATATAGGAGAGCATTTCTTGGATACACTTGTTGGAGCTGCAGCAGAAGAGGACCTAAAAGTACATATAGCATAAGGGAAGGTTGTTTCCTCAAAGAATACATGCCTGGATATGATATACTTTTTGTTGGATGGACTGTAGCAGATGTAGCCTTTGTAGCCTGCAGCAAATCCAAGAAAGACACACCTAATAGTTTTAGGTTGCAGCTTGTTTGACCTGAGTGGAGCAGACAGGAGTGGATAGCATGTGCATCCAAAAACTCTGAGCATGTCAACTTTCAGCACAGTATGATATAGCATTTCAAAAGGTGAGTTCATAGACAACACAGCAGTAGGCATCCTGTTAATCAGATAAGTGGCAGTAGCACAGGCATGAAACCAGAATTGATTAGGAAGTGATGCATTCTGCAataaagtcacagcaatcttTCTAATATGTCTATTTTTCCTTTCTAAAACACCATTCTGTTCAGGAGTATAGGGACATGAGCATTGGTGAATAATGCCTTTTGAGTTGAGAAAATCTCTAAACTTGTTGTTAATGAACTCACCAGTCACCACCTCCATCACTTCTAAAAACTTTTACAGAAGATGAAAACTGAGTTGAGACAATATATAGCACACACTGATTTGAAGTAAACAAGaacttcatttttatttttcattggaaACAACCAAGTGAACCTtgtacaatcatcaatgaatAGAACAAAGTATCTATAACCATCTATAGAAAGATGAGGAGAAGGACCCCAAACATCAGAGTGTACAAGTTCAAAAGGTGTTGAACTCCTAGTTTGAGACACAGGAAAAGGCAGCTTATGAAACTTTCCTAACAGACATGGCTCACACACCATATTCAAACTATCTGTAGGCTGTTCTATCTTGCATTTTTGAAGCATGAGCTTGACAATGTCATTTGCAGGATGACCAAGACTCTGATGCCAAAGATTGTGCTTCACTTGCTGTCCAAGAAATGCAGAATGTTGTTGAGGAACTGGTGAGGATCCTTTATTATTCACATCTGTTGTAGAACACTTATTGAAAAGAGGCAGATCAAATGGTATAGGGTATAGCCCTTGTTTACTCAGTCCCTGGTACAAAATTTTGCACTGCACCTTGTCCTGAATCACACACATAAATTCATCAAACCACACAGAGCAGTTATTTTGTTTGCATAGTTGATAAATGGAAAGCAAATATGCAGCAAGATCAGGAATTAGCATGATATTATCTAGCTTAAGTAACCCCAACATGGCATCCCCAATATGAGTGATGGCTAGTTGGTTACCATTACCAATCTGCACTCCATCAGTGGTAGGATATGGAATCACATTGTTGAGCATCTGAAGATTGTTAGTCATATTATTGGTTGCTCCAGTGTCAGCAAGCCAAAATTGGGGAGCAAGGTTTGTGGCAGCAACCATTGCAGTAGCATCTTCAGTTTCACTTTGTTGACCAGGAAAACCAATAATGAAATAGCACCTATCTGTTGTATGACCATGTCTTCCACAGTATTGACAACCACCTTGAGTATTTGAAGTGTTGGCATTTTGAGCATTAGGTAGACTTCTGCAGGTTTTGGCCCCATGACCAACCTTGTTGCACCATTGACAAGTGAGAGTGTTGCTTGCATTCCCTGCATTCCTAGCAGGTCTGAAACCACCACCTCCAGCATTGGTGTTCATTTGATTGCCTCTTCCACCACCAAAATTAATGTTCCTTCTAGCACCATTGTTATGAAAACGGCCATTACCTCGACCAGCATAAAAGCCAGCCACACCAGTAGGTGCATTGAACACAGGATATGATGGGAATGGAGTGAAACCATAAGGCATGGCAGGTATAGGCATGTAGGGTGTTTGAGCTGAGATGGGGTATGAAGGCAAGCCTGGAGTGGTGAAGCCAGGAGGAATAGCAGGTGCAACTGTAGATGACTGAGTGGAGGTCTGGATTTGTGAATTGATCTGCACAGGGGATGTGTTGTGTTGTGAAGCTTGTGATGTATTGAGTAGAGACACTGGTGAGGGAGTAGTGATGTTACAAGAAGGCTGAGAGGAGGATGATTGAGCTGGGGCATTGATCTTGGCAAGCATTGCAGTGAGAAGGCTTTGAATACCCTGAGCTTCATTCCCAATATCCATTTATGCAGCCTTAAGCAAGGTTTTGAGTTGACTTAAAGAGCAGCTGGTGAATTGAGCTCTAATAACAGTCTTGATTGCAGCAAAATCAGATTGTAAACCATTGAGAACTGTAACAACAATATCATCATCATCTATAGCAACTCCTACAGTTTCAAGTGCATCCTTAGCAGCCTTGATTTTGTCAAGATATGTTTCAATGTCATCAGTGCCTTTCTTTACATTCTGAAGGTTTGACTTGAGCTGCAAAATGTTCTGCTTATTTGCATCAGCAAATTTTAGTTTGAGTCTAGTCCATAAATCCTGAGCTGATTTACTGCCAACAGCACATGTCATAGCCACTGGACTAAGAGTTTGTCCAATCATATTCACAATACTTTGATCCTGAGTCTTCCAAGAGATAAATTCTACAGATATAGCTAGTGGTTGAGGAACCATCAAAGGCACGAATGAACTGAGGTGGGCAAGGATTTGTGCCATCAACATAACCAAACAGGTTTTGGCCCCTGAGAAAAGACTCCATCCGGAACAGCCAGGTAGGGTAATTTGTTTCATCAAGAAGAATGTTTGGGAGGAAAACAGTGGTTTGTTGAGTAGTATGAATCGAGTTTGGAATAGTAGATGTGGTCATGACTAGAGATTTGTGAAAGCTAGGGTTTCAGATGTAAATGTATAGGTAAGATAAGAGATCAAGATCCAGGTATAGATCAAGGGTGAACAAGTATAGATCGAGGTGTAAACAAGTATATGAGCAAGAATCACAGCTTGAATTGCAGATATAGGGTTTCGAATGAAAGAAAATGTTGAATCTGAAAGAATTGGACAACTACTTCTTCTAAGATTACTTATATCAACAAGCTCAGAATGAAAAACCAAAGCTTCGATGCAAGAACAAGTATGAATTTGCAGCAGAATCACACAACTCCGTCAAAATCTGGACTAGAACTTCTTTAGAATTGAAGAGAGAACTTATCTGTAGTAGTATTGAAGCTCAAATCTGAGCAAGATGAAGTAGAAAACGCTCCTAGGTCGCAGCCTGGGCTCTTGATACCATGAAAGCTAGCAAGCCTGAGCTTGAAGACGAAGCaaatagagagaaaagaaagaaagctctCTAACTGTATTGAACATAATGAACGAGAATCTTTAGTACAGGGTTTATATAGTAGCTCAATACTGAAAGGGATAACAACACGTGTCAGCTCACAACACAACATGAGCTAATTACTAACAGAATGCTTAATTAGCTAAAACTGACAATTAACTCTAAACAACTAATTAGTCAAGCTGTCAAACTAGCTATATGGTTAACAAAAATGATTGCCGACATTAAAGCTCTAATACCTGGAGGTAGATCCAAGAATATTAAAAATCCTCCAACCCCCAATTTTGTGTGTTTGTATCTATCTGTGTATTTGTTTGTATCCCATTCCGATCCCCTCATTTACAAAAAAGTTTGCAAACAAGCAATAGTAACCTCTATACGAAATGCTGACTTGAATGAAAAAAGAACAGTTCGAATACGGCCATCTACTAACATCATTCTGCATATAGGTAGGCTAATTGCTTTAGCAGCACCATACTCATGCAAACTTAGTTAGAACTTGGAAGTTTGAAGCTTTCCACTATATGATCTCTAATAAAATAATACCCTAGCTAAAACCCAGCCTGCTGGACAAATTAAGCTTAATTTCCACTTATCTATCCTAATTAAACAGAGAGATCATTAATTAGGATACACAATTCATTTCACAAGGTATTATATCGATGCTATAATTCGAAAGGCGCGCTTACAACCACTTTACAGAATCATATTTACAGTACGTTATAAAAACTATGCTTGCTGCATATAGTCTACATATTCCCTTATCTCTCACAATTCTAGCAGTTTTTATCAAATAATTTTCTTGTCCTTGATGCTTTTACACATGGAAAAGTCTCCCATTTGGACAACAACGACAAACCATTTATTGGTCCATTCTTGAGTACGGAATGGTATACAATTCTTTCCCATAGAGCAATGCAGCTTtagttcgaggcatagttgttGATGAGTGCCAAGGCATTGCTCGTCAGATGCGCGATTTTCAGTATTTCCCTCCGGACAACAGTCTCCATCCTCCCAGTCGATTTATGCTCATCAAAGCCATCCATGCAGGTGTCCTCATCAGTTAATGCAGCACTAACCCATGTTTGAATATCACTAATTTGAAAAGAGAAATTTCTCGAGCCTCTAACTGCATGACCCAATTCATCTATGGACATCCGGAGCTCATCCAAAGCGTCACTAACCTCCTCCACACAGTCGAGTGCAGCTGCAGTCTCTATAGGCTTCAGTCCATGAACCCTTGAACACCTGTTTATTACCACAGAAGTTGCTTTGGTGGCTGCAAGGGTCACATTGAGGGCGGTATAAGCTAGCACTTTCGGGTTGGTCTTGATTTTTTCTGCGTAGATTGAGAGGGAGGTGTAGCACAATTTCGGATAGATTGTGACGCTGCATGATGTCTTTATGTACTCGGTGTTTGCTTTGCAAGAAGATGCTGGGGAGGCTGTGCAGGGGCTTATGTGGTAAAGAAGCAACTGGAGAATAGGCAGAGCTAGCATAAGATGGCAttccatctctttctctctctctcctctcttgaAGACTTCCTTTCTTCCTTTTGAGAGACTGATGAATTTATAGAGGAAGGCATGCCTAATATATACAGAAATTAGCTAAGCTAGTGGTTCCCACTTATGTGGAGGACAAGGTTAATACCGTTAATTGAAAGGAAAGCttttgaaaatttatcaggAGAATCTATTCCCTCTCTGTTATAAATCATAAATCATTTACTGAATTGTTAAATCAATCCTCTAAAGTGGTAATGTTAGGCAAAAGGATGAAATTCTTATACGAAACTTCATCGATAATTACCACCACTTTGGACCGACAATGCATAAATTCACAAATGGCTGGTAAAGCGGTAATGTTAACCATGTATAATTAAGCATAATTCAATCGTGCACGTAACTAATTGAGGACTGAAGTGACACTTTGCAACTTGCCAAACATGCCTCTTCAATTTTCCCTTGGATATTAAATATTTGATCGACATTGATTGATGTGTTGTGTTTCTGTTTAACTTGGAGGATTGATTAAgagggagaaggagaaagagaaagagaaagagatggagTGCCATCTTATGCTAGCTCTGCCTATTCTCCATAGCATAATAtgccatctctttctctctctctctcctctcttcaaTTCTTTGTGTTTAATGTGAATAGTTCATGCTTTTGGTTACTAGTTCTTAACTTCCACTGCTGTAAATTCTATGCGACAAGCGATAGATCAGAAAGAATTGGGTTTAAATTGAACACTACCAGAAATATTATTTGTCTATTTGCTGCAGAAATTTTACAGGTGAGAAAATTAGCTAGCACCTGACCTATGCAGAAATTTGGTGACGTTTTGATTAGACCCAAACATTTTTTTCATCTGGTATTGACTTAACCAGGATCCTAGtagtgaaagaaaaagaagattgcCTAAATTTCATTGGTCTTATGACCCTTTCTAAATGATCCATTTAGTAGCATTgatttttttctgaaaaaaatgcaccaacagtccctcaactcttgtgcaccggccaatttgatacccacaCTCCCAAtgctatcaatgtgatacctattTTGCTATCAACGACATACATCCGTTAGATTTCCCTGACGGAAACGTTAGAACAGTGACGTGGCAACTACGTGTCACACATATGATATTTATattaagggcaaaattgtcttttCCTATTaaccaattaattttttttatctttctttttaatttttttcctttcttcttcttccttatttactttcttcttctcccGTCCTCAACTCCTCATCCTTTCTCTCAATTTTATCAACTGACCTATTGTTGTTTGCTATTCAGTTTCCTAGTTTCTAATTTCTTGTTGGGATAAGATTGTAACTATTTGTATCTGTTTGTTGCCagcaatttcaaattttcaatgaaGATAGACTTGGTCAAGTTGCATCCATGCTGTCTGGCAAACATGGatataattaacaaagaagagaagagatgctttcaaattaaaacaaaattgcaGCGAAACTGATTTGCATATCACGAGAGTGAGGTGCATCATATTTGTTTGGAATTAGTGTTTGCAGGATTGGGTATTTTAAAGTCATAGCAACATTCCTCATCATTCAACCTCCTTGTTCATACTAAAACCCAAAAACTCTAGATCCTCGCTTTCTTTCCCATAAAACTCGACAATTTCTCAATTCCACCCATAACATCCAAAACCCCCAATCctgctagaaaaaaaaaaccctaacccgAAACCAATTCTTGCAATTACTCCCAATTTCTTGGATGGAATTTTCGAAGAAGAAGCCATCATCAAGAAACATGGGATCATCGTCTTCATCCAAAACCCATCGCAGTGCTGCAAGATCCACCATGGCCAATTGGCAAGTCAGCCATTGCTCTACTTCTGTCGTATTCATATCGAAGGCTGCTGCATGCGAAAACCCTCCTTCACAGCCATTGATGAATACCCACTTCCATAAGTAATCTGTTGATGATCATTTGTGTTTAATTTCAATATGAATAATCTTTTGCTTTCGATTTTCGATATCTCACAGATTGCCGAATCCATTCTCACACTCAAGGTTCCTCGGGGGAGAATGAGAGTGGTGGTgggttggatttggatttggtggTGGTTGGGTCAAAGCATTAAAGGTTGAAGCTTTTAATGGATTCGGATGGATAGAgttaaagagagagaaggagagaccTACCATTCTTCTATGTTCTTTGGAACCCAGACCAGGCAAGTGAATCCAATGAACAACAACGAAACAATAGACCCAGATTTAGTcatttaaaaaagaagaagaagaaaagaaaggaaaaataaattaataaaagaaaatgggtaaattggtcatttactcttttttttgtcttcacgtgcttgccacgtcactgTTCTAACGTCTCCGTTAGAGAAATCTAAcagatgtatgtggtcgatagCAAAATAAGTGTTCAGGTACCACATTGATAGTATTGGGAAtgtgggtatcaaattggcagGTGCACAAGAATTGAAGGACTGATGGtacaattttctctttttttcttgggTACCCTTTAACCCAATCATACTTCAAAGAAAATGGGGATCAATACTTGGCCTTTTGGATGAAGACAAACTTATCCTCAGAAACATTATTGTCAGTTTATATTGTTTTTAAATAAACAATAGATAGACATCTCCCAAGG encodes the following:
- the LOC133743831 gene encoding 21 kDa protein, with the protein product MECHLMLALPILQLLLYHISPCTASPASSCKANTEYIKTSCSVTIYPKLCYTSLSIYAEKIKTNPKVLAYTALNVTLAATKATSVVINRCSRVHGLKPIETAAALDCVEEVSDALDELRMSIDELGHAVRGSRNFSFQISDIQTWVSAALTDEDTCMDGFDEHKSTGRMETVVRREILKIAHLTSNALALINNYASN
- the LOC133746578 gene encoding uncharacterized protein LOC133746578 isoform X2 encodes the protein MDIGNEAQGIQSLLTAMLAKINAPAQSSSSQPSCNITTPSPVSLLNTSQASQHNTSPVQINSQIQTSTQSSTVAPAIPPGFTTPGLPSYPISAQTPYMPIPAMPYGFTPFPSYPVFNAPTGVAGFYAGRGNGRFHNNGARRNINFGGGRGNQMNTNAGGGGFRPARNAGNASNTLTCQWCNKVGHGAKTCRSLPNAQNANTSNTQGGCQYCGRHGHTTDRCYFIIGFPGQQSETEDATAMVAATNLAPQFWLADTGATNNMTNNLQMLNNVIPYPTTDGVQIGQGAVQNFVPGTE
- the LOC133746578 gene encoding uncharacterized protein LOC133746578 isoform X1 translates to MDIGNEAQGIQSLLTAMLAKINAPAQSSSSQPSCNITTPSPVSLLNTSQASQHNTSPVQINSQIQTSTQSSTVAPAIPPGFTTPGLPSYPISAQTPYMPIPAMPYGFTPFPSYPVFNAPTGVAGFYAGRGNGRFHNNGARRNINFGGGRGNQMNTNAGGGGFRPARNAGNASNTLTCQWCNKVGHGAKTCRSLPNAQNANTSNTQGGCQYCGRHGHTTDRCYFIIGFPGQQSETEDATAMVAATNLAPQFWLADTGATNNMTNNLQMLNNVIPYPTTDGVQIGNGQGAVQNFVPGTE